From Thermodesulfobacteriota bacterium:
TGGCTGAAATAACCGGCATGGATGCAGTCACGCTTCAGCCTGCTGCAGGTGCCCATGGTGAACTTGCCGGAATGCTTCTGATATGGGCCTTTCATAAAGACAAAGGACAGAACCGCTCAAAAATTATTGTTCCTGACACCGCACACGGGACAAACCCTGCCAGTGCATCTTTGTGCGGCTTTCGCTCCGTGCCGGTAAAATCTAACCAACAGGGAGTGCTTTCTGTCGAAGCGGTGGCTGAAATTATGGACGAAGAGACCGCCGGGATCATGGTCACCAATCCCAACACCCTGGGTCTTTTCGAAGAAAACATTATAAAAATTGCCGATATTGTTCATTCCAAAGGTGGTCTGGTATACTGCGACGGTGCAAATATGAATGCGGTAATGGGTATTGCAGACATGGGAAAAATCGGTATCGATGTTTTACATCTCAATCTCCACAAAACGTTCTCCACACCTCACGGTGGCGGAGGTCCTGGTGCCGGACCGGTGTGTGTGAAAAAACAACTTGAACCTTTTTTACCGGTTCCCCGTATCCGCTCTAAAGATAATAAATACTCTATTTCGTTTGATTACCCTAAATCTATCGGCAAACTGCATGCCTTTTACGGCAATTTCGGTGTCATGGTAAAAGCCTACAGTTACATTCTCAGCATGGGTGCGTCAGGGCTGAAAAAGGCCAGCAGCCTGGCTGTACTGAATGCCAATTATATCAAGGAAAAACTCAAAGATACTTTTCACCTGCCGTACGACCGGCCATGTATGCATGAATGTGTTTTTTCCGATAAAAATCAAGAGCCTGATAAAGTAACCACTCTCGATATCGTAAAGCGTCTGATCGATTACGGTTTTCATCCGCCCACCATTTATTTCCCGCTGGTGGTGCATGGGGCAATAATGATCGAACCGACGGAAACCGAGTCCAAAGAAAACATTGACCTTTTCATCGATGCCCTGAAACAGGTTGTAACGGAGGCCAAAAAAGATTCCGAAATCCTGACACAGGCCCCAACGCGTACAAAAGTCAGAAGGCTTGATGAGACCAGCGCTGCGCGTCATCCCTGTCTTACAGGCTGAAAATGAATATTTTTTTCACCACGGAGGGCACAGAGAAATAGTTTTTTAGTTTGTCCTGATGATATCAGGACAAACTAAACCATTGATCCCGCTTTAAGCGGGACTTAGAAACAAAGATTTCAAATTTGAAGAATTGAAAAATGAACCTAAACCTGGCAACTACCGGCTCGCAACACGTAACTCGCAATCCGGAACCCGCAACCCGCAACCCGCTCCACGAAACCTGCTTATGCGTGGAATTGCCTGTGATTGATTATCAAAAGGCGAGGGATCTACAAAGCTATCTTGTATCCGCCAGAAAAGATAACATAATAGACTCGGATATGGTGATAATTCTGGAACACCCTCCGGTCTTTACTCTTGGCCGCCGGGGTGGACTTGAAAATCTGAGCGTATCTGAATCTTTTCTAAAAAAATTGAAAATCCCGCTCATCCATGTGGAACGAGGGGGAAATATCACTTTTCACGGTCCCGGACAGATCGTGGTTTACCCTATTATTAACCTGGGAAAAGCCAGACTGGCTGTGACCGATTTTGTCAGTAACCTTGAGGAGGTCATGATTCAGACTGCTAAAGACTTAGGGGTTCAAGCACGGCGTAACGGTATAAACCGAGGCATATGGGTAGGAGAAAAAAAACTGGGAAGTATCGGAATAGCTGTTCGAAAAGGAATCAGTTTTCACGGCATGGCTCTAAATGTGAATCTGTCGCTTGAACCCTTTAACTGGATCAACCCCTGCGGATTGCAAAACATAAAGATGACCTCCATCCAGCAGGAACTTTCCCATTCTGTTTCTCTGTCTCACATCAGGCGGACGCTGAAACAGCATTTTGAATCGATCTTCGGGATAAAACTCGTGGCAACTGATATAAAAGAGTTATGCAGAAATTTTAACTTGAGTAGCATGTTGGAATTTAAAAGTGTCAAAAAAGAGCATAACGTTTTTTGAACGTCGAACATCCAACATCGAACGTTGAACATCGAATAATGAAATCGCTCAAGCAGCGCAGGCGTTTGCGCCGCGTGTCGCTCCGCCGATTTATAAATTGGCAGAATACCTTATTAAAAATTCGACGTTGGACGTTCGATGTTCGACGTTCAAAGTCTTTTACCTTAACGGCTACGTCTTTGATATTGGATTGCAATCTGAATGCTCACCACCATAAAACAACATAAACGAAAACAAAAACCCCCCTGGCTTAAGCGGCACCTTCCAACCGGACCCGACTATGAGCAAATTAAAGCCCTTATTACTAAAGGCGGGCTGCACACAGTATGCCAGGAAGCAAAATGCCCCAATATCTGGGAGTGCTTTTCCAAACATACGGCCACATTTATGATTCTGGGATCTCGATGCACGCGCAATTGCAGATTTTGTGCCGTTGCTCATGGGCCGGCTGATGAACCCGATCCGAAAGAACCTGTGAGAGTAGCCAACGCGGCTCGTAAAATGGGTTTAAATTACGTGGTCATCACCTCTGTCACCCGTGATGATCTTCCTGACGGCGGTGCTGTCTTTTTTTCCCAAACCTTACAGGAAATCCGAAAACAAATACCTGACGCACTGATAGAGATCCTCATACCCGATTTTCAGGGAAACCAACATGCCCTGAAAACGGTTCTTAAAGCCCGACCCGATGTGTTGAACCATAATATAGAAACCGTTCCGCGTCTGTATTCGACGGTTCGCCCTGAAGCAAACTACCAACGCTCCCTGGAGCTTTTACAACAAACCCGCCAATACGATCCGTCTATACCAACCAAATCAGGACTCATGCTCGGCCTGGGTGAACAGCCTGAGGAGATCACCGGGACTCTTGAAGATCTTTTCAACACCGGCTGTCGAATCTTAACGCTGGGACAGTATCTCCAGCCTTCAAAACAACACCTTCAGGTTGAGCGTTTTGTTTCGCCGGAAGAATTTGACAACTGGAAAAAAACCGCCCTTGAAATCGGCTTTTCACAGGTGGCCGGCGGTCCTTTTGTTCGGAGCTCCTATCATGCAAAAGAGCTGTTTCAAAACCAGTGATCACACCCACATCTATTATGAAACACACGGATTTGAATCAAAAAATCCTGTGGTCGTTTTTTTGAACGGTACCATGCAAACCACCTTGAACTGGAGACCGCACGCCCGTATCTTTAAAGACCGCTTCAGGGTGATTCTGTATGATGCCAGAGCCCAGGGTCAAAGCAAGCTTGGGGGGAAAAAACCATCTGTCGACCTTCATGTCCAAGACCTTTCAGACCTTCTTCATCACCTTAAAATTAAAAGGACACACCTGGTAGGGGTGAGCCACGGTTGTTATATTGCACTTTCACTGGCTTCCCGGACTCCAGACCTGGTTGACGGCTTGGTACTGTGCAGCGTCGGTTCAAAAATCAACGCTCAGGCGAAAATTATTATACGGTCCTGGCTGGAAATACTTCAATCAGACGGGCTTAGGTCTTTGGGATGGGCGGTTCTTCCCGTTGTTTTTGGAAAAAACTTTTTAAAACAAAATGAAAGAATGATCGATAAAATGGTAGAGGCCATTGTGGCGCGAAACAATAAAGATGCTATCATGGCCCAACTCAAGGCGATAAAAAATTACCCTGCGCCCGGATCCCTGGCAAAAAAGATCAACTGCCCTACCCTCATTGTGTCAGGTCTCCAGGATCGTCTGGTAAATATTGAAGATGCCACGCATCTTGCCAAGCTCTGCCGGGGAAGTCATGAGAAATTGCCAGGCATCGGCCACAGTATTCCGGCTGAGACACCGGAGCTATTTAACAGCACAGTACTGAAATTTCTACTTTCTTTTTAAATCATCGACAAGATCTTTCATGATGGATATGACATTGCGGCCTCTTTCCCGGGCGATCCGGTGTGCATCATCAACCAGTTTTGCTGCCTGGCGATCCAATTCGGGCATAGATGGAACAGTCATATTCATCTTCTGATACCGCCAGGTTAAAAGTCGCACGGCCAGCTTCTGTTCCTGTTGTCTGAAAAATCCCATGGGGCTAATTTCCCGTCATGCATATTTTAAAAAGGACATCTTCCAATATAAGTTTTGAATTCTGTACTGTTCTTTTGAGCCTTAAATCCGCATGACTCAGGCACTCAAGAGCATCAAGGAGTTCATTGGTGGTAAATCGGTCAGATTTTTGCAACATCATAAACACAGGATAGGGGTTTTGGGGATTTTTGGCAATAACAAGATCTGCGGACACTTTGCTTTTTTTCTTCTTTTTCCCGCCTTTTTTTTGCTTTTTATGATCACCCTTCTCTGCTGAAAGCATGTTTTTCCAATCATCCACCTGTTGTAAAAATTTTCGGTCATGCTCAATTATCTCCGGCATCACCTTGCTTTGAAAATGATTATACCGACATCCGGGAAACCAGACGACCCCTCGGGAACTTTCGGTAAAATCCTTAATTATCAGAAGCCTTCTGACCTGGTTGACTATTGCAGTTAAAAGCTGAAGCGGATGATCGATTTGGCCACCACCAAGGAGAGAATCCAGATAAAAAAGGGCCCTTTCAATGTTTTTATCGGTGACTGCGTTGGTAAATTCATATATCGGATCTTTTTTGGTTCGTTTTAAGACAAACC
This genomic window contains:
- the lipB gene encoding lipoyl(octanoyl) transferase LipB gives rise to the protein MNLNLATTGSQHVTRNPEPATRNPLHETCLCVELPVIDYQKARDLQSYLVSARKDNIIDSDMVIILEHPPVFTLGRRGGLENLSVSESFLKKLKIPLIHVERGGNITFHGPGQIVVYPIINLGKARLAVTDFVSNLEEVMIQTAKDLGVQARRNGINRGIWVGEKKLGSIGIAVRKGISFHGMALNVNLSLEPFNWINPCGLQNIKMTSIQQELSHSVSLSHIRRTLKQHFESIFGIKLVATDIKELCRNFNLSSMLEFKSVKKEHNVF
- a CDS encoding alpha/beta hydrolase; amino-acid sequence: MQKSCFKTSDHTHIYYETHGFESKNPVVVFLNGTMQTTLNWRPHARIFKDRFRVILYDARAQGQSKLGGKKPSVDLHVQDLSDLLHHLKIKRTHLVGVSHGCYIALSLASRTPDLVDGLVLCSVGSKINAQAKIIIRSWLEILQSDGLRSLGWAVLPVVFGKNFLKQNERMIDKMVEAIVARNNKDAIMAQLKAIKNYPAPGSLAKKINCPTLIVSGLQDRLVNIEDATHLAKLCRGSHEKLPGIGHSIPAETPELFNSTVLKFLLSF
- the lipA gene encoding lipoyl synthase, whose translation is MLTTIKQHKRKQKPPWLKRHLPTGPDYEQIKALITKGGLHTVCQEAKCPNIWECFSKHTATFMILGSRCTRNCRFCAVAHGPADEPDPKEPVRVANAARKMGLNYVVITSVTRDDLPDGGAVFFSQTLQEIRKQIPDALIEILIPDFQGNQHALKTVLKARPDVLNHNIETVPRLYSTVRPEANYQRSLELLQQTRQYDPSIPTKSGLMLGLGEQPEEITGTLEDLFNTGCRILTLGQYLQPSKQHLQVERFVSPEEFDNWKKTALEIGFSQVAGGPFVRSSYHAKELFQNQ
- the gcvPB gene encoding aminomethyl-transferring glycine dehydrogenase subunit GcvPB, with amino-acid sequence MKESLGTTGLILNEPLLWEKGKKGRYGFSIPRRDVDRFPLDENVAGDGPDFPDLSEVDVVRHYTRLSQWNFGVDTGMYPLGSCTMKYNPKTNERQASQPGFAGAHPLLPTGLTQGALRLMFELEDFLAEITGMDAVTLQPAAGAHGELAGMLLIWAFHKDKGQNRSKIIVPDTAHGTNPASASLCGFRSVPVKSNQQGVLSVEAVAEIMDEETAGIMVTNPNTLGLFEENIIKIADIVHSKGGLVYCDGANMNAVMGIADMGKIGIDVLHLNLHKTFSTPHGGGGPGAGPVCVKKQLEPFLPVPRIRSKDNKYSISFDYPKSIGKLHAFYGNFGVMVKAYSYILSMGASGLKKASSLAVLNANYIKEKLKDTFHLPYDRPCMHECVFSDKNQEPDKVTTLDIVKRLIDYGFHPPTIYFPLVVHGAIMIEPTETESKENIDLFIDALKQVVTEAKKDSEILTQAPTRTKVRRLDETSAARHPCLTG